In a genomic window of Erigeron canadensis isolate Cc75 chromosome 5, C_canadensis_v1, whole genome shotgun sequence:
- the LOC122601696 gene encoding uncharacterized protein At4g15970-like, giving the protein MVTGLQKGINHGNNNDNDLDELKGILNQATLGNNTVIITNVNDAWAKPHSTFDLFLESFRSGNQTRRFLKHLVVLAWDQKAYVRCLELHLHCYIIKTHDGMDYSSEAHFMAPDYLNIVWRKIDFLRMILELGYSFVFTDTDIMWFRDPFMHFHKDVDIQIACDTYNGNPFDLKNLPNSGFKYVKSNKKTIEFYKFWYNSRMAYPGLHDQDVFNMIKFNQTIKDIGLEIRFLDTAYFGGFCEPSNDLNKVCTMHANCCFGLKNMVHDLGVMLSDWQKYIKLLTNKTTMDECKTCWTTAQRCRYMFFHLFG; this is encoded by the exons ATGGTTACAGGTTTACAAaaagggattaatcacgggaataATAAC GATAACGATCTTGATGAATTGAAAGGCATACTAAATCAAGCAACATTGGGTAATAATACCGTGATAATAACAAATGTGAATGACGCATGGGCTAAACCACATTCGACATTCGATCTTTTTCTGGAGAGTTTTCGATCCGGGAATCAAACGAGAAGATTTTTGAAACACTTAGTCGTTCTAGCTTGGGACCAAAAGGCATATGTGCGTTGCTTAGAGTTACATTTGCACTGCTATATTATCAAGACCCATGATGGAATGGACTATTCTAGTGAGGCACATTTTATGGCACCAGATTATCTGAATATTGTGTGGAGAAAGATTGATTTTCTGCGCATGATTCTTGAACTAGGATATAGTTTCGTGTTCACG gACACAGACATAATGTGGTTTAGAGATCCCTTCATGCATTTTCATAAGGATGTTGATATCCAAATTGCTTGTGATACATACAATGGAAACCCATTTGACTTGAAAAATCTACCAAATAGTGGTTTCAAATACGTGAAGTCAAACAAGAAAACAATTGAATTCTACAAGTTTTGGTACAATTCAAGGATGGCTTACCCGGGTTTACATGATCAAGATGTTTTCAATATGATCAAGTTCAATCAGACCATCAAAGATATCGGTTTAGAAATTCGATTCTTGGATACAGCTTATTTTGGTGGATTTTGTGAACCAAGCAATGATCTAAACAAGGTGTGCACAATGCATGCTAATTGTTGTTTTGGTTTAAAGAACATGGTTCATGATCTTGGAGTTATGCTTAGTGATtggcaaaaatatataaagttgcttacaaataaaacaacaatGGACGAGTGTAAAACTTGTTGGACAACTGCTCAACGTTGCAGGTATATGTTCTTCCATCTTTTTGGCTAG
- the LOC122602338 gene encoding uncharacterized protein LOC122602338: MKTRSKRKPSAADLLITPPSPSPIPIQSPNESPKIYKFSFAAPPNSGKKHAADLPTTKSPASMSKSLIRIPDLRNIASSHIDSLKRQIDCSYSDLLAEFDVPYSRLQKRYKAQNQACKESMAEAEKDFKKVIDHMSKTHGTLEVSYKELIGGAQARATHLSNTSIPELKQSVEKAIDTLRSHYGAVSTSS, translated from the exons atgaaaacaaGATCAAAGCGAAAGCCATCAGCAGCAGATCTTCTAATCACACCGCCATCGCCGTCACCTATTCCGATCCAATCTCCAAACGAATCTCCGAAAATTTACAAGTTCAGCTTCGCCGCACCTCCAAATTCCGGCAAAAAACATGCCGCCGATCTACCTACCACAAAATCTCCGGCGTCAATGAGTAAATCACTCATCAGGATTCCAGATCTGAGGAACATCGCATCATCTCACATCGATTCACTTAAGCGTCAGATCGATTGCTCGTATTCTGATTTACTCGCCGAGTTCGATGTTCCTTACTCTCGTTTACAGAAACGATATAag GCTCAAAATCAAGCATGTAAAGAATCCATGGCTGAAGCTGAAAAGGATTTCAAGAAGGTGATTGACCACATGAGTAAAACTCATGGCACATTGGAG GTATCATATAAGGAACTGATAGGAGGAGCACAGGCCCGAGCTACTCATT TGTCCAATACAAGCATTCCCGAACTCAAGCAATCTGTGGAAAAAGCCATTGATACACTAAGGAGCCATTATGGGGCTGTATCAACTTCATCATAG